The genomic interval TTGATTTGTCTACTCCAATTCAATAACGCTAATTCATTTAtccaaaattacaattttataaattctcATTAATCTCATCAATAACGCTCATTCGTTTATTCACAATTACTatttcatatattcttattaATCTCCCAATTTAATTGATAATGCATATTTGATACCTCTACAAAGCTCAACAGCCCATGCTATATTCTCTACTCCAAAAATCGTTTTTCAATTATCTATTCTTTATACTTTGTTATGCAAAttcattttttgtaattttttttttattttactttaccGGTTcactattatttatatttttttttatttctttatcacGTTGAAGGTAGTATTCGAGTTCATAACAACAATTTATAATtcggtaaaaaaaataaaaatagtgatTACAATATAATCTATTCCAATATACAATGACATCTTTGATGCTCCATCTATCAATAGATGTCTCAAACACATCTTTTTTTTGTACAAGTTCCAATCAAATACCATTAAGTGTTTGTtcccatttaaatttttattttatttattttccttatttGAGTAGATGGGTTTTCTCTTGATCATGGATAACATCTTTCTTTTTTGTACAAATTACAATCATATACCATTAAGTGTTTGttcctttttaaatttttatttttatttactttcatTATTTCAGGAGATGGGTTCTCTCTTGGTCATGGATAATGTATCCCTTAACTCTTCTTTAAAGGTATATTACAATATTAATTCAAAGTTATCTTCTTTATCATTTGTTTGTCACAATTTACATGAACTATTTTTAAGAAACACACCTGGTGAACGAAACATTTTGTTGTCTATTTGTAATCACTACAGAATAACATGTTTCACTATGTATATGCTAAATGGTTGAATGTAAcccaaattattttcataaataatatcataacatataataatccatatatttatttaaaaaggtGACCTAACATCAATTTGAGGATTCTTAACGTATAATAACATCTTAGTCTAGACGCCGTTATCTATGAGATAGATTTCTAGGATACCATGCATATACTTCctgtaaactacaagtttttgatgatgacaaagatCAACAATTACGGTCAAAgcaacaagatcaaaaagaagatcaaaatatcttcattaataagcttcaaattcaaacattaaatgttaaaatgtaaaggtatatgatacaaatcaatatttcaattacatgagaacaagtcatattattttcaaaagtcaaaacaatattaacaaagtcttaaaaatcatatttttgaaaaaatgcataagtgtattcgaatacagcatcttgtattcgaatatgaagcaagtcagaagcaaaagtctcaaagttgtattcgactacgactatgtgtagtcgaatacactgcaagtcagtggccaaaatccttatatctgtattcgactacaaccatctgtagtcgaatacaaagtaagtcagtgacaaattttcactaatctgtattcgactacacaaatgtgtattcgaatacaaggtgtaatttttgaatatttttgaacgttacaaagtggtgtatttgaatacacacatcctgtattcgaatacaactggaagcaatacaatttttcagatctggaatggctccaaatcattgtattccttcatcaaacctcttgggtcattggccacgaatctgaagagatgtttatggagtataaataccccataacttcagatcaaacaacacacaatccttgaatcaataccctgaacaattttgaacaaaattctgatttttacaaagtacttgcatttcattttcatatcattcagaaaggttctcaagtacttgaattgttattggattgttaatcaatatacctctccttattcttattcaaatcatattgtatcacttgtaaaagaaagtaatactttcttaaaaagtagcttaatctaagatagtggtgtgctatcttaggagtgttgttagaagtttgtagcaagaatcccatggtgggagttgtacattttttGACAATTAGCggatcaatctcttgtggtgtgcaagaggactggacgtacccttggttttaaggggaaccaggataaatctttgagTTCATTTATTTACTGCACATTACTATTAGTATACATTATATcaactcagaaaattcaactaccatatcactaaaaacaagaaaatttactaacacctaattcacccccccccccctcttaggcgcaCTTATAtacttacaattggcatcagagcaggttaAGGTAACTTATTCCTCGATCAATTACTCATGGCTTCTGCACAACCTGTTTTTAGAGACAGTGGTAGCAGTACCAagccaccatgttttgttggagagcacTACGTTTTTTGGAAAATCCGTATGCAAGTGTTTCTCGAAGCACAAGGAGACGACATATGGGATGCAGTTGAAAATGGTCCTCACATTCCAAAAactgtcatcaataacaaagaagaaataaagataaaaaattcttgGACTGATGAGGATAAAAGAAAAGTGCTTTTCGATAAAAAGACTAAGAATATATTACAAtctgcactaggaatggatgagtttttccgcatatctcactgtaaaacagcaaaagaaatatggaattcgttggaagtaactcacgaaggcaccattgaggtaaagagatccaaactcaacacactatcacaagaatatgagttatttcgAATGCAGCCCGGAGAGTCTATTCTAGACTTACAGAAAAGGTTTTCCCActtaaccaatcatttgacagcactcggaaaaatcttcaaaaatgatgaattaaatctaaaagtactaaGATCATTGACAAGGGCCTGTCAACCAAAAGTGACAGCAATATccgaaaagaaaagcctatccaaaATGTCGCTTTttgcactatttggaaaacttcaagagcatGAAATCGAACTTGAAAgattagaacaaaatgaaagtcaagaaaagaagacaaaAAATATTGCTCTAAAGAcagaatcaagagaacaaatcaAGGACGACAATTCAGtcagaaatttggtaagtttcttaaaaacgaAGAAAAGtttcaagaagaaagataattctacatcaaatcaaaacttcacttgctttgaatgtggaaaacaaggacatattaaaGCAGATTGTCCAAACCTTACTAAGAAGAATGCCATCAAAAAGAGagacttcaagaaggcatacatagcttgggaagataacgaagtaagttcatcttcagaaacagaaagtgaagaatgcgccaaTGTCGCATTAatggcatcacatcaatcagatgatgaagaagaggttagtaatataGACTCCCCTCATCTTCataaaactaatagtgaattgattCTAGAATATAATGAGGCTCAAAACGCCATCAAGGaactacttattgaatgcaaaaatctgttcaaactagtgtcaacacaaaagagacaaatctcaagtcttcaagaaaaagttgacactatggaaaagaattctgagaaactaaaacagaattttgcatgcaataaatgtgatttCCTCTCCttcaaaattgttcaattaaatagagtaattgaacgatacgaaaaAGGACAAATAGGCTTGgaaaatgtcttaaatatgcaaagatactcaaatgacaaaagtggtcttgggtactcaaaatttgataaaccaaacttGAATAAGACCATCTTTGTCAAAGCAAGTAATCAATCCAatcaagaaaatattataactgtgaaaaatgatcatctttataaagagaaaataattcataaaaaatctcatacacatacttttaaaaatagatttactcctacttgttcttattgtggtctcAAGGGTCACACCCCTAATACTTGTCATGTTAGAAACATTAGTATTCCAAAAGGGCATTACGTATGGATAGAGAAAGGTattaaccatcaaggacccaaagcacattgggtacctaataaaatttgattttactaTTGCAGATATGTACAAAAAGTACCTCAAATATGTGGTATTTAGATAGTGGATGCTCTAAacacatgacgggtgatataacaaaattttcaacatTGACTCTTGAATTTAAGGGATATGTGgtctatggagacaacaacaaaggaaaaattttaggcattggaaaaatTGGCACAGCCTCATCCCCCTCAATTCAAGATgtactatatgttgaaggtctaaaacacaatctcataagcattagtcagctttgcgataaaggatacaagatagccttcaacaaagatgaatgtatcatccaaaatgaagctacaaatgaaatacAATTTATCAGTAAACGTTTCAAAAAGATGTTTAATCTTGacgatttatccttaaaaatgaaatgtcttttggtaagcgacaataatgatgcttggctgtggcataagagatttgctcatattcacatggatcatttaaacaaatttctcaagcatgatcttgttgtaggcctatcaaaaatgaaatttttaaaggataaattgtgtgacgcatgtcaaaaaggtaagcaaacaaaaagttctttcaaacctaaaaatgtcatttcaacCTCTAGACCACTCTAAAAATGTCGTTTCAACCTCTAGACcactacaattgatacatatggacttgtttggtccatcaaggaccaaaagtcttggtggaaactcatatggactagttattgttgatgattactcaaggttcacttggaccttattcttggcaaataaaaatgaagcttttaaggcatttaaaaactatgccaagctagtccaaaacgaacaatctgccaaaattgtatcaattagaagtgatcatggaagggaatttcaaaatacttcatttgaagaattttgtgaagaaaatggcatttttcacaatttttctgcaccaagaacaccacaacaaaatggggtcgttgagagaaagaatagatccttaatagagcttgctagaactatgctaagcgactcaaatctaccaaaatacttttgggcagatgctgtaaacacagcatgctatgtttccaaccgggtaattattaggccaattcttaagaaaactccatatgaactttacaaaggtagaaaacccaatatctctcacttccacatttttggatgtaagtgttttgtgttaaataatggtaaagacaaccttggaaaatttgatgaaaaagctgatgaaggtatatttctcggttactctttatctagtaaagcatttagaatctttaataaaagaaccttattagttgaagaatcaatgcatgtaacctttgatgaaactaaccccataaaagaagaaaatattatttcttgtgatgatgatgatgtttttgaaagcaatgatccaagcaaagaacttcaacaagaaagtggagtcaatattgaaaggcaaagtgatgatcttcctaaagaatggagaacccatagatatcaccctattgacaacatcataggtgatataaataaaggagtcacaacaaggttaaaattgcaagatgcttgcttaaacatggcgtttgtttctcaaatcgaaccctccaaaattggtgaagcacttaaagatgatcaatggatacttgccatgcaagaagaactcaatcaattcgaaagaagccaagtttgggaacttgttcctaatcctggaaataaacacatcattggtacaaaatgggtgttcaaaaataaactagatgagaatggcatagttgttcgcaacaaagctagattggttgctcaaggatacaatcaagaggaagggatagactttgacgaaacatttgctccggtagcaagactagaagccatacgtctactattagcatatgcttgctccatgaattttgagttatatcaaatggacgtgaaaagtgcatttctcaatgggtacataaatgaagaagtttatgtcaagcagccccctggatttgaagattccaaaaatccctcacacgtttacaaattgaaaaaggctctttatggtctaaaacaagctccaagagcttggtatgacagattaagcacctttttatgtgaacgaggatttgacaaaggagaagttgataaaacgttatttgtcaaaagagaaaatggtcacacattattggttcaaatttatgttgatgatataatatttggatcaaccaacaaggacatatgtgaagaattctcttcaataatgcaaggagaattcgaaatgtccatgatgggaaaattaaactattttcttggacttcatatcaagcaacttgagcacggcatcttcatcaatcaagccaaatattgtaaagaattactaaagaaatttgaaatggagaattgcaaagaaagtacaactccaatgggctccggaacatatgttgataaagatgcatcaggaatttccatcgacatatccaaatatcgaggtatgattggatcattattatatctaacggccagccggccagatatcatgtttagtgtttgtttgtgtgcaagatttcaggcagatccgaaagaatcacatctagtagctgttaaaagaattatgaagtatctgaaaggaacaacaaatgtaggcctatggtatcctaagggtagcatatgtagcctagtaGGATACTCTGATTCGGATTATGCGGGATGCAAAACAGACCGTAAAAGCACCAGTGGCACATGTTAGGCGCACTTCTATACTTACACTTCCTTTGTTTCTTAATGTATTTGGTTCATATCATTCAAATGTCCAATGTCCATACTTATTATAGTCTGATACCTTACCTTCTACAACTTTGATACAAATTTGTAGAAACATAGAGAAAAAATGTtcgttatatataaatataaaattaatatgcagAGTATGGTTTTAATTGTGGTTTCTAACTGCAATTGCACCATAATATCACAGATTTGGAAATCGCTgcaacaaatataaatatttgtagagtaaaattgaaataaacttaTGAGATAGTATAGCTAAATAAGTTACAAGAGATTTAATGTCATAGTAAAAAACAACACTCAAGATTCCTcataaataagtatttttcatatttttcaataaatttaaattcattgtAATAAGAATTATtggaataaaattttatttgttacattaagaaatagtaaaataaaattttgaaacaattcaTTCGACAACATAATTATTTCTaatgtcttttaaaaataaaataaaaaaatctattaatgAAAACTTTACGATCTTTTTATAATTTCACATCTCATACCTTAACCAAAGTTGTAATTTACAAAAAGATCGAGTTTTACAAGTCTTATACCATAATACTACTAAATTTCTACTTTGCATCAAAAAATTAGCATTACGACTCAACAAATGCTTGGATTATCAAAACAAGTTTAAAATTTGTTGAAACATGCTTCTACATATTCGAGAAAGAGGCTACGGGGACCTTTAATATATTGAAGTGCAAATTTGGATTTGCAATATTTCACATGTTTGTGATCAGTGTATGTGAGTTTCGTCACTAAGTATCGATTAAAAatacctttatattttatttgttatgtactacaaaaaatacaatttttatatttcaaaaacaaatttttattcttttgcaTAAATGAAAATGTGTATTTTTCtctaattaaacaaatattaattctaAAATTCTATTAACTTATTTACatacataataattaattacatattacCCGCACAAGGTGTGGGTTAGCATCTAGTTTAATATTGTTATGAATCCAAATATAATGATTGTTATAAACATTCAAAATActtaaacaatttcaaaatataatacttaacaaattcaaaatattataaacatccAAAATTCCTATTATCCAAATATTGTTTACATATCCAAAATATTAGCAAAATAATGTTATAGTACTACATTTATCCAATCTCTACCACCACCTCTCTTAGTCATCAACATCACAATTAACTCATTGACGAGTTCAATGTCATCAGGTAATACCAATTAACGACCAAGAAGCTTTTCTGCAATTTGTAATGATCAACCCTacattaaaatacattaaataatttagttaaaacAATAAATGACTAATTAATCTAGttatgttataaatttgaatacCATTACCGTTATATTAGCAGTAGATGGAACATCGTGAGTAGATTTTGCAACCGAAAGACCAACATGAATTGGTTCTCTCCGAATGATGTATGGATGAGAAATTCTGTTAAACCACTCCATGTAATCGTTTGTGCAGTCTGCAGGTCCCTGTACAACTGCGCCAGCATCAACTACATGTAGAGCGTATTGCGTAAAAATTATGTCTATTTCTTCTAGTGTGGTCGTCTGACCTATTATTTCTAACGGTGAACGAGGAATCGTTTGGACATGACCATATTGACGCAATACCCTGTCAGGTAGATGTGCATACATCTTCGGACCCCACCGTATCCATCCTCTAAATAAACAAACATCCTCAAACGGTCGCCTAAGTCGATGCTCTTTGTACGGCGTCCAACATATCTGATCAACATGAATCTCATCAAGGACTTTCCTAAATGgaagaaccaaacccttatctCTCTTCGGCTTCCATCGAAGTGCTCTAGGGTTGGCCTCAACATATCTAGGTAAAGGTCTACAACAATCTACACATAAAGTCGGGAAATGCTCATAAACCCAAGCCTAAACACATATAATAACATACCATTAGATTAGAATTAATAATATCATTAGTttagaattaataacatatcAACACAATAAACAACCATTGAGTTTACCTGTAAGAGTGTCAAATACCCAGAAATCGTTCTGGTTTGATGCATACTAGCTTCGCGGAGATTGTCATATAAGTAAGCAAGAGCAGCAGCACCCCATGCATATCCCCCACATGAGTTAAGATCTCGGAAGCACTCTAAGTAGGCAACACTAACTGCGAAGGCACTCTTGTCGCTAAAAAGCGTGCAACCAACCAAAAATAGTAGAAATGCCCTCGCAGCCATCTCCCAGTGCTGGTCACGACAGCGCTGATGGTATAATTCAAGTAGCCAACTATATCGAACTGTGGTTGTTCGTGTGACATTAAACTCAGCATAAGCATAAGCTTTAGTAACTCCAAGAAGTTCAGTTAATAAATTTGCACTGTCATCTTTGTTAAGTACATTCACACTAAAGAATGCACCGGTGATAGGTATATGCAGAAGAGATGAGACATCATCCAGAGTAATCGTCATCTCCCCAATTGGAAGATGGAAGCTGTTGGTGTCTCGATGCCACCTCTCTACAAAAGCAGATATGATCCCTTTGTCGATCATTTCGTAACTGCATTTTAGTAATGAATATAATCCTGAACTCTTAACCAGTTGTTCCACTTCTTCATGTTCAATTACaacttctttcaatttttttccattGCTAAATACCCTTAGCTCTCCACGAtcctaaaacaaaaaaaaaagcgaaaaaatattgattaaaacatATTATGAcaactattaaaaatttaatatgatcgAGAAAATCACCACTCCATCCCAAAGTCGAGTAGCCACATGATCACCAAATGTCCTAAGAACAGACTTGTCAATCGGACCACCAGGATATCCATCAACCTGTGGAGGTTCATCTATGTGATCTGGTTGGGCGTGATGTTGTGTTTGCTCTACCTGTTGGATATCCTCTTTTTGTTGGGCCTCTTGTTGtgcttgttgttgttgtaatcGTCGTTGTTCCTGTTGAGCTCGCCACTCCCGCCTCTCCAGTTGCACTTCATGCGGCTCCTCAAGACGTTGAGCCTGTGCAGAAGCGGTTGGTCTAACACAACGACCCTCATGATTAGCAGTACCTTCATCATTAGATGTATCATTAATTATAACTCGACTTGCTCTATCTGTAAACATAGTGTGCACCATTTCTGGATAACCATatcataatcaaaataaaaacacaatcaaatatGTTGTGACACAATCTCTGTTCACTTACGCAAACTCACTCTTTNNNNNNNNNNNNNNNNNNNNNNNNNNNNNNNNNNNNNNNCTTTCCAGAACCCTACATGAATTGAGTTGACGTACGCAAACTCAGTCTGCGTAGAACCTACATGAATTCAGATCACGTACGCAAACTGATCTCACATATGTAAACTCAATTTGCATACGTAAACTCAATATGTGTAGAACCtatgtgaactgagttcacatacgtgaactcaatttgcATATGCAAACTCAATCTGCAT from Cicer arietinum cultivar CDC Frontier isolate Library 1 chromosome 5, Cicar.CDCFrontier_v2.0, whole genome shotgun sequence carries:
- the LOC101492457 gene encoding uncharacterized protein isoform X5, with the protein product MEPRPEHRIGSGEWRHRSELLNTSISELISELRDTFLRSDFDRVEETLVARETMLKAEIEEKKSEIRLLTEKVQLERLEKISVELELKRFKEGGNVGVLVVDEPCKKDGLEVSGRSALGAVQKNHGTRLAKHIEIRPGNDLDCEEETLVVRQAMLKAAIEEKMREIRLMQEKNEFKSWGRLNFEVDVKMVEGERCGEELVKVGENGNGFGLDDGKVVKAELGHERCKLDGLKSSGVGNGEAHVVAELEGERVNVFAEKKRLAGEPSKKDGLGASDNEWKISSATFQKNLATKLVEPIGNLKRDFAGSREYVTKMNILDGLDSDSSSSSSSSSSDDFDMDIPPLTSFKSNKKMRTNAGQSWNELLTKLKQGTANHEGRCVRPTASAQAQRLEEPHEVQLERREWRAQQEQRRLQQQQAQQEAQQKEDIQQVEQTQHHAQPDHIDEPPQVDGYPGGPIDKSVLRTFGDHVATRLWDGVDRGELRVFSNGKKLKEVVIEHEEVEQLVKSSGLYSLLKCSYEMIDKGIISAFVERWHRDTNSFHLPIGEMTITLDDVSSLLHIPITGAFFSVNVLNKDDSANLLTELLGVTKAYAYAEFNVTRTTTVRYSWLLELYHQRCRDQHWEMAARAFLLFLVGCTLFSDKSAFAVSVAYLECFRDLNSCGGYAWGAAALAYLYDNLREASMHQTRTISGYLTLLQAWVYEHFPTLCVDCCRPLPRYVEANPRALRWKPKRDKGLVLPFRKVLDEIHVDQICWTPYKEHRLRRPFEDVCLFRGWIRWGPKMYAHLPDRVLRQYGHVQTIPRSPLEIIGQTTTLEEIDIIFTQYALHVVDAGAVVQGPADCTNDYMEWFNRISHPYIIRREPIHVGLSVAKSTHDVPSTANITG
- the LOC101492457 gene encoding uncharacterized protein isoform X3, which codes for MLKAVIEEKVREIGLPQEKSQFKNWGRLNFEIEVKMVRGERQGNEFVKVVGNGNRFGLDDGKIVKAGVGHEKCKFEILKNRGVGDVEDCVVAELEGEKVEVLAEKKRLVGEPNKEDGLGGFAGRSALGAVQKNHGTRLAKHIEIRPGNDLDCEEETLVVRQAMLKAAIEEKMREIRLMQEKNEFKSWGRLNFEVDVKMVEGERCGEELVKVGENGNGFGLDDGKVVKAELGHERCKLDGLKSSGVGNGEAHVVAELEGERVNVFAEKKRLAGEPSKKDGLGASDNEWKISSATFQKNLATKLVEPIGNLKRDFAGSREYVTKMNILDGLDSDSSSSSSSSSSDDFDMDIPPLTSFKSNKKMRTNAGQSWNELLTKLKQGTANHEGRCVRPTASAQAQRLEEPHEVQLERREWRAQQEQRRLQQQQAQQEAQQKEDIQQVEQTQHHAQPDHIDEPPQVDGYPGGPIDKSVLRTFGDHVATRLWDGVDRGELRVFSNGKKLKEVVIEHEEVEQLVKSSGLYSLLKCSYEMIDKGIISAFVERWHRDTNSFHLPIGEMTITLDDVSSLLHIPITGAFFSVNVLNKDDSANLLTELLGVTKAYAYAEFNVTRTTTVRYSWLLELYHQRCRDQHWEMAARAFLLFLVGCTLFSDKSAFAVSVAYLECFRDLNSCGGYAWGAAALAYLYDNLREASMHQTRTISGYLTLLQAWVYEHFPTLCVDCCRPLPRYVEANPRALRWKPKRDKGLVLPFRKVLDEIHVDQICWTPYKEHRLRRPFEDVCLFRGWIRWGPKMYAHLPDRVLRQYGHVQTIPRSPLEIIGQTTTLEEIDIIFTQYALHVVDAGAVVQGPADCTNDYMEWFNRISHPYIIRREPIHVGLSVAKSTHDVPSTANITG
- the LOC101492457 gene encoding uncharacterized protein isoform X4, with the protein product MEPRPEHRIGSGEWRHRSELLNTSISELISELRDTFLRSDFDRVEETLVARETMLKAEIEEKKSEIRLLTEKVQLERLEKISVELELKRFKEGGNVGVLVVDEPCKKDGLEVSAGRSALGAVQKNHGTRLAKHIEIRPGNDLDCEEETLVVRQAMLKAAIEEKMREIRLMQEKNEFKSWGRLNFEVDVKMVEGERCGEELVKVGENGNGFGLDDGKVVKAELGHERCKLDGLKSSGVGNGEAHVVAELEGERVNVFAEKKRLAGEPSKKDGLGASDNEWKISSATFQKNLATKLVEPIGNLKRDFAGSREYVTKMNILDGLDSDSSSSSSSSSSDDFDMDIPPLTSFKSNKKMRTNAGQSWNELLTKLKQGTANHEGRCVRPTASAQAQRLEEPHEVQLERREWRAQQEQRRLQQQQAQQEAQQKEDIQQVEQTQHHAQPDHIDEPPQVDGYPGGPIDKSVLRTFGDHVATRLWDGVDRGELRVFSNGKKLKEVVIEHEEVEQLVKSSGLYSLLKCSYEMIDKGIISAFVERWHRDTNSFHLPIGEMTITLDDVSSLLHIPITGAFFSVNVLNKDDSANLLTELLGVTKAYAYAEFNVTRTTTVRYSWLLELYHQRCRDQHWEMAARAFLLFLVGCTLFSDKSAFAVSVAYLECFRDLNSCGGYAWGAAALAYLYDNLREASMHQTRTISGYLTLLQAWVYEHFPTLCVDCCRPLPRYVEANPRALRWKPKRDKGLVLPFRKVLDEIHVDQICWTPYKEHRLRRPFEDVCLFRGWIRWGPKMYAHLPDRVLRQYGHVQTIPRSPLEIIGQTTTLEEIDIIFTQYALHVVDAGAVVQGPADCTNDYMEWFNRISHPYIIRREPIHVGLSVAKSTHDVPSTANITG